Part of the Thermococcus sp. 18S1 genome, GAAGCAACCAAAACAGTCAAAAACAAAGCCAAAGGACCGTCACCCTTCACTCTCTTCCGTTTTCTCCCCAGTTCTCTCCTTATCCTTCCGCCCTTCTGCGGCGTTGGCTTCCATTGCCTCGGCCCTTCGGGCTTTTTTCCGCTCACGGCGGTTTTTAATGACCTTTGCGGCCACGATTTTTCTTCCAATTCCCAATTGTCACCTACACCCAGTAAGGGAGCACCTATTTAAGGGTTTGCTTTCGAAAAATGGGGAACATTTGCCGAACCCAAAAAGTTTCTGAGATATTGATGTAAAGTTCAGATTTCCGACTGGCGAGGGGATACGTTTTTAATCCAGAAGCGGGAGGATGGAGGGGATGAAAAATGAAGGTTCACCACCTCTACTCCGGCGGAAAGGACTCAAGCTTGAGCGCGTGGATTCTAACCAGACTCGGCTACGATGTGAGACTGGTAACCGTCAGCTTCGGCCTCCTTGACAACTGGAGCTTTGCCAGAGAGACCGCAGAAAGGCTCGGCTTCGAGCACCAGGTCGTCTATCTGCCAGAGGAGATTCTGGAGAAAGCCGCGGACATGGCGATCAAAGACGGCCACCCTAACAACGCGATTCAGTTCATCCACGGGAGGGCCCTCGAGGCTATAGCGGCGATGCCTGAAGTCGAGAGAGTCAGCGATGGGACAAGGAGGGACGACAGGGTACCTTTCCTCGACCTGCCGAAGGCTCGCTCCCTGGAGGACCGCTTCAACGTCGCTTACATAAGGCCCCTCCTCGGCCTCGGCTACAAGACGATACGGGAGCTGACTGAGAAGCTCTTCGTCGTTGAAATCAGGGAGAGCGAGGAGCTGGAGAAGGCCGACTACGAGGTCGAGCTGAGGCACCTGCTGCGCGAAAGGGGAATCGACCCTCTGGAGATATTCCCGAAGAGGCACTACCAGTCGAGGGTTCTCGGCTGGAAGGAGAAAGGGATTTAAATTTTCTTTCCCACTCATCCCCGGGGACGTCGAATGAAAATCCTCACGGTTTCCGGTGGCAGATTTTTCTCAGGCAAATCTCGAAGACTGGTGGAGGAAATCTTCGGGAGGATCGAGGTTCTCGAGAACGCGGTCCTGTTCCCTGAGAGCGTCGAGGCCGAATACGGAAGGTTCAACGCGGCAAGTTCCGTTCTGATAGGCCCCAGAATAGGGGGAAGGGGTTCCAATTACTACACATCGGCCTGGCTCTTCGATACATCAAGAAAGTTCGTGCCAGAGAAGAGCGTCCTCTCCAGTGAGCTCCCATTAACTCCGGCCGAATACAGGCTTGAACTCGACGTTCCTGGCTCCGGAAGGATTGAGCTGCCCGGATACAGGCTCAAAAACGGGGTTCTGCTTCTCTACATCACGCCGAGCTACAGGTTTACGTTCCCCAGCGACGTCATGACGGCAGGAGACCTGGAGGACTACGCCCAGGTATCGCTCAAACCGTCCGAGAATGGCTTCGAAGGTGAGGTCAGCATGAGCCTCCAGAAGGCCGATTACGTTGACCTCGCCCTCGTAGGCAAGATGGTCGAGGACATCGTCTTCTTCGGTGACGAACCTGGGAGGTTCACCTACGAGTTCTTAAGCGAGCCGATTCTCGTGGTGTCCCATGAGAAAATCCTTGATCCACCGAAGCTCCAGAAAGCCATGAACGACCTCTCCACGGTGAGCGGACACGGAAAATTTACGCTCAGGCTCAACGTTGGAAAGGCGAGGGAAGAAATGGAGTTCTCCGTCGGGCTGGGGGTAGAATAGAAAAGGAAATCAGAGCCCGCTGAGCTTTCTGACTATCGGGTTCTCGGCCTCTTCGGGCTTTATCTCCTCGACGCTCTCGATCCATATCTTGTTCCTCGGAACGCGGTGCTTGCTGCCGACCTCGGAGTAGAGTATCTCAACGACATCCTCGGCCTTGAGACCGCGGTATTCCCTGGTGAACCTCTCCCTCTTTCCGTTCCTCTCGAAAACGCCCTTAACGCGGAAGACCTTAACCTCCATAGCTCACACCTCCATCATCAGTCAAGGAAGCCCAAGGCTTCTTCAATCTTCACTATCTCGGGTCCGGTGGTCAGGTGCCCAACGACGACACCGTGAGAGTTCGCCAGCATGCAGGAACCAACGAAGGGAACGCCCATGTTGGCGGTTCCGACGTAGATATCAACCTTGAACAGGTCGCGGAGCCACTCGAGCTCCTCGTCGGTCGCTTCGGGGTGAACGAGTCCGCCCCTGTTGGTGACCACTCCAACGCTTCCAACCGCGTGGAAGTCACCTATCATGCCCCTCTCGACCTCGACGCCGAGTACATCCTCGAGCCTCTTGGCCTCCTCGCGGCTGAACTTTGCACTCACCAGCGCCGCCCTGTCGTTGGCGAGGATGAGGTTGCCGAAGGCTGTGAGGGTGCTCTGGAACGGGACTATCTCGGTATCAATCCCGTACTCTTTGAGCTGGCCGTTTATCTTCTCCAGCTCTGCGTCCCACGCGTACCAGGGGACGATCATTGCGTTGGAGTTCCCGGCCGCGAATATACCCACTATGCGGGACTTCATTATGCTCGTTTCAATGAGTGGAACCTTGAGAACCTCCCTGAGAACCTCGAGCTTCTTCTCGCCGAGGCCCTCCCTGATAAGGGCTAGCCTGTCGGTGGCGGTGCCGTAAACGCCAAGATATGGAGAGTTCTCAAAATCGAGCCTTTCTATGTGCATCTCGTCACCTCGTTAAATTAAAAGTAATCAGGCGAGGGAGACCTTGGCAATCCTCTTGCCCTCTTCCTCTTCGACAACGACCTTGACGCGGAGCTTGTTGGGCGGCTTCTCCGCTCCGCGCTCCCAGAGCTTCTCGTTGACGTCGGTGCCGATGATGACCTCGTCGGCCTTGGCGTGCCTGGCTATCCACTCGCGGACGAACTTGGCAGCCCTCGGGGCCCTCTTCCAGCGCGGAACGCGCTTCTTTATCTTCTTGATGGGAACGACGAATATGACTTCCTCTCCGGGCTTGATCATCTAAATCACCTCACTCCTTAAGCTTGGTCCTCCTCCACATCCTTCTCTTCGGGTGGGTCATGACCTTCCTGTTGGTCTTGACGATGACCCAGACCGGAATGCGCCTGTTCTGCTTGGCGGCCTTGGCAAGTCTGAGCTTCTTCGCAAGCGGCTTGTTTCTCGCCATAACTACACCTCCCGGGATTATCATGATGCCTGTTGATGCTTTGGGTATTCTTTTTTAAGCTTTTTCGTGGGGTTTTAAGGTTTTCTGAAGGGGCTGGGTAGAAAAGAAAAGGACGAAAATCAGAATATCAGCGGTGCCCTGTACTCGCCCCAGACCTCGCGGAGGACGTCCGTAACTTCGCCGAGGGTCGCGAGGTGTCTGTGGGCCTCGATGATGTAGGGCATGAGGTTCTCGTCCTCGGTTTCGGCCGCCTTCCTGAGCTTATCGAGGGCCTCCTCGACCTTCTTGTTATCGCGCTCGGAGCGGAGCTTCTTGAGCCTCTCGACCTGCTTCTCCCTGATGCTCGGGTCGACCTTGAGTATCTCAACGTCGAGCGGTTCATCAACGATGAACTCGTTGACGCCGACGATGATGCGCTTCTTCTCCTCAACTTCCCTCTGGTACTTGTAAGCGCTCTCCGCTATCTCCTTCTGGATGTAGCCCCTCTCGATGGCCCTCATCATGCCGCCCATCTTCTGAATCTTCTCGATGTACTTGAGGGCCTCCTCGTAGATGTGGTCGGTGAGCCACTCGATGTAGTACGAGCCTCCGAGCGGGTCTATGGTGTCAACGACACCGCTCTCGTAGGCGATGATCTGCTGGGTCCTGAGGGCTATCCTCACGCTCTTCTCGGTCGGAAGGCTCAAAGCCTCATCGTAGGAGTTGGTGTGAAGTGACTGTGTTCCGCCGAGGACAGCTGCGAGAGCCTGTATGGCGACCCTGACTATGTTGTTCTCCGGCTGCTGGGCGGTGAGCGTTGAACCAGCCGTCTGGGTGTGGAAGCGCAGGAGCATTGAGCGCGGGTTCTTGGCGTTGAACCACTCCTTCATGATGTATGCCCAGAGCCTTCTCGCGGCCCTGAACTTGGCTATCTCCTCAAGGAAGTTGTTGTGGGCGTTGAAGAAGAAGCTCAGCCTTCCGGCGAACTTGTCAACGTCCATGCCCCTGTCTATGACGGCCTTAACGTACTCAATACCGTCGGCGAGGGTGAACGCAACCTCCTGAACCGCGTTGGCACCGGCCTCGCGGATGTGGTAGCCGCTTATTGAAATCGGGTTCCACTTCGGCACGTGCTCGGCGCAGTACATGATGATGTCAGTGGTCAGCCTCATGCTCGGCTGCGGCGGGAATATGTAGGTTCCTCTCGCTATGTACTCCTTCAGGATGTCGTTCTGAACGGTTCCGCGGAGCTGGTTTGGCTGGACGCCCTGCTCCTCGGCAACGAGGATGTACATGGCGAGGAGGTTTGCCGCGGTCGAGTTTATGGTCATGCTCGTCGAAACCTTGTCGAGCGGGATTCCGTCGAAGAGGACGCGCATGTCCCAGAGGGAGTCGATGGCGACACCGACCTTTCCAACCTCACCCTCACTCATCGGGTGGTCGGAGTCGTAACCTATCTGGGTCGGCAGGTCAAAGGCGACGCTCAGACCGGTCTGCCCCTGCTCGAGGAGGTATTTGTAGCGCCTGTTGGATTCTTCAGCGGTTCCGAAACCGGCGTACTGCCTCATGGTCCAGAAGCGGCCGCGGTACATGGTGGCGTAGACACCGCGGGTGAACGGGTACTCACCGGGGAAGCCGAGCTTTTCGAGGTAATCCCAGTCCTCGCCGAGGTCAGCGGGAGTGTAGGTGCGCTTTATTTCAAAACCGTCGTCGGTCATGAACTTCTCCTTTCTCTCGGGCCTCTTCTCGATGAACTTTTTAACCGTCGTTTCGTCCCAGCGCTTTTCCTCCTCCCTAATCTTCGCGAGCTTCTCCTTATCGAAAGTCATGCCTACCACCTGCCCCTATTTGGGTGCCGGCCTATAAAAAGCTTTTACATACCTAAAGGTTGGGCTTGACGTTGGATAAATTATCCATCACTCGGGAAAGTCGCGGTTTACGAGCACCGCCCAGGCAGTGGCCAGGAAGAGAGCCACAACGGCGCCGAAGAAGACGGCCGTATGAGAGGGATTTCCGACGAAGGCACTCAGGTCAACCTTATCGAACCCGGCCTTCAGCAGAACCACCGTCTGGTAGCCAAGGGTATAGCGTTCTGGATTTTTAACGTAGGGAATCTGGGGCAGGAGGAACTGGAGGAGGAACACAACTCCGAAGGTAGCCAGCGAGGCGTAGAGCGGGCGCGTTATGATGACCGAAATCAGCATCGCCAGTGCTCCGAGGGCGGCCAGAACTAGGAGCGTCGCTCCCATGGCGAGAAGGAAGTCGGGCAGGCCCTTCCAGAGACCGTCCGCGCCGGTATCGTAAACTACCGGGTTGTAGAGCCAGATGACGGTGTAGGGAACCCCAAAGAGAACCGCGAGGGCACCGAGTCCCGCGAGGAACTTAGCCATGACAACCTCGCTGAGCCTCACCGGCCTCGCAAGCAGCACCCTTATCGTCCCCCTGTCTATCTCGCCCGCGAGGAGGTCGCTCATGAGGATTATCGCGATGAGCTGGCCGATTATGCCGAGCCAGTAGTTGGGGACCAGGTCGAGCATGAGTGCCTGAAACGACTTGAGCATGGCATCAACACCGGTTCCTGAGGCATTCGGGCTGAGGAGGTAGATGAACGCGGGAAAGAACGTGACAAGGAAGAGAACCTTGAGCTTCCTTGAGCGAACCAATCTCCTGAACTCGCTCTCAAAGACCACCCAGAGGGCGCTCTGGAAGGGCTTCAGCTCATCGCTCATTCCTTCCACCCCACGTTGAAGCGCTTCATCAGGATTCTCTCCAGCGGACTCGTATGGGACTTGAAGAGCTTGAGGGCGAGTCCCTCCTCGGCCAGAAAGGCGGGCAGCTCAAAGAAGAACCGCTCCGCGAACCTCTCGTCGAGCTTCACCCTGAGGATCCCTTCCTCTTCCCAGGCTTCCCTTACGTAGACCTTGTCCTTCAAGAACTCAAGGAGCTTCCCGTTGTCCGAGACAACAACGTCGTAATCAGTCCCCTCAACGTTCACCAGATCCCTAACGCGCCCCTGTTCGATGAGCTGGCCGTCCTTGATCAGGCCGACGTGGTTGCACATCCTCTCTATCTCACTGACTATGTGCGAGCTTATGAAGATGGTCTTTCCGGCCTTGGCCAGCTCCAGAACCTTGCCGATAAACTCCATTCTCCCGAGAGGGTCAAGGTTGCTCGTGGGCTCGTCGAGAATCAGAAGTTCCGGGTTTCCGAGGAGGGCCATGGCAAAGGTAACCCTCTGCCTCTGGCCGCTTGAGAGCTCCCTTATCCTGTTGAAGGCCAGTTTTCCAACTCCCGTGTAGGCCATCAGCTCCCTAGTCTGCTTTATTGCCTCCTCCTTCGGAAGTCCAAGGAGACGGCCCATGTACGTCAGGAACTCGAAGATCGTCATGTCTTCATACGCGAGGGGCTTTTCGGGCATGTAGCCGACCTTCCGCATTATTTCGACCCTCTCACCCGGCATATCGAGACCAAAGATCCTTATCTCGCCGTAGGTCGGCTTCAGAGCCCCTGTAAGCATCTTTATTGTGGTGGTCTTCCCGGCGCCGTTGGGGCCTAGAAAGCCGTAGACCGCACCTTTGGGAACCCTGAGGTTGAGATGGTACACAACGTTCATCCTGCCGAAGAACTTGGTGAGCTTCTCAGTCTCGATGATGTAAGTGGACATCTCAACACCCAGAGGAATATCGAAACGAAGCTAAATAAGGGTTTCGGGGGCTTATATTCAAGTAATGATAATAGGTAACGTCGGCCTCGACAGCTCCGCAAAGCTCGCCTTCCAGAGCCACGCCCACACCGACCACTTCGTCAGCGGCGAGGTTATCTACTCCACCAGGGCGACCAAGTTCCTCAGCCACCTCAGGAAGGGCGGCTTTTACAGGGAAATCGAGTTCGGAAAGAGGTTCTACCTCGGCGATTTCAAGGCGAAGCTCTACCCAGCTGGCCACATGCTCGGCTCGGCCGGTATAAAGCTGTGGCTCGAAAACGGGACGCTGTTCTACACCGGCGACACCAAGTGGTTCAAGCTCAGAACGGCCGAGAAGAGCCGCTTCCCGGGTGCGGACTTCCTGGTAATCGAGGCCACCTTCGGCGTTCCGCACTTCACGTTTCCAACACCGAGGGAGGCCGAAAAGAAGCTGATAGCCTTCGTCGAGGAAGCCCTTGAAAGGGGCAAGAGACCTGTTCTCTACGTCAACCAGATGGGGAAAGCCCAGGAGGTCATGAAAATACTCGATCTTCACGGCTACACCGTCAAAGCATCGAGAGAGATGATCAAGGTGGCGCGCGTTTATTCGAAGTTCGGCCTCTCCTTCGGCAACATATCGACCGATGGCGAGGTCGTCCTGCGTTCCTACCGCTCGCCCCGGGTTGAGAACTCCCTCTCCCCCTGGGAGCTTACGGTTTCCGGTTTTGGGAGGCTTAAACTCAGCAACCACGCCGATTTCTGGGAGCTGATGAGGATCGTGGAGAGGGTAAAGCCGGAGAGGGTTTTCACGGTTTACGGCTTCGCCGAGGAGTTCGCAAGGATCCTCCGGGGACTCGGCTACGATGCCACACATATAGAACCCAACGAAAGCTTTAAATTTTAGTAACAACTGGGGATTAAAGTCGAAAAGTTTATAAAGGATCAGCTTTTAGTTACTGGTGGTAACCAAAAGGTTGAGGGGGGTGAGAGCATGGTCTGGAGGAGGGACCGCTACTGGGACCCCTTCGACCTGATGAGGGAGATTCAGGAGGAGATCGACGCCATCTTCAGGGACATCATGCGCGGACCGAGGCTCTGGAGCACCGGGGAGCCCGAACGCTACGAGTTCGTGGGTGAAACGTGGAGAGAGCCCTTCGTGGACATCTTCGACCGCGGTGACAGGTTCGGCATAACCGTCGAGCTCCCCGGCGTCAGGAAGGAGGACATCAAGCTCCGCGTTACGGAGGACACCGTCTACCTCGAAGCCCAGGTGAGGCGCGAGAAGGAGCTTGAAACCGAGGGGGCCATAAGGATCGAGCGCTACTACAGCGGTTACAGGAGGATCATCAGGCTCCCCGAGAAGGTCATCCCGGAGAAGACCAAGGCGCGCTACAACAACGGCGTCCTTGAGATAGAGATACCCAAGAAGAAGCCGAGCAAGGGCGAGGGCGAAGGCTTCGAGGTTAAGATCGAGTAATAGGGAAGACAAGGGGGACACCCCCTTATCTTCCTCTACCATCAACCCCCGTAGTGGGGCTTCGCCCCACGACCCCGCTTTAATTTAAAACCGGAGGGGGCTCCGCCCCCTGCAACCCCCAGGTAAAATGAAAACGTTAAATCTCACGATCATCGGTCATGGAAAGTTTGGAGGTGGTGAAAGATGACCGAAAAGAGAGAGGTCAAGCTCAAGGTTGCCTCTGCCTATCAGCGTGACGTTGGCAGGGGAATAGTTAGGATAGACCGCAAAGCCATGCGCGATATTGGAGTCCAGAGCGGTGATATCATCGAGATAATCGGAACCAAGAACACTGCCGCCGTCGTCTGGCCGGCCTATCCGGAGGACGAAGGGCTGGGCATCATCAGAATGGATGGAACCATAAGGAAAAACTCTGGCGTCGGCCTCGGCGATGAGGTTACGGTGAGAAAGGCCGAGGTCAAGGAAGCAAAGAAGGTCATCGTAGCCCCGACCGAGCCGATTCGCTTCGGCCACGACTTCGTTGAGTGGTTCCACAGCAGGCTCGTCGGAAGGCCCGTCGTTAGAGGGGACTACATCAAGGTCGGCATCCTCGGCCAGGAGCTGACCTTCGTGGTCACCGCGACGACTCCAGCCGGAATAGTCCAGATAACCGAGTTCACCGAGTTCACGGTCAGCGAAAAGCCGGTCAAGGAGGTCTCCAAGACTGCCGCGCTAGGAGTGACCTACGAGGACATAGGCGGCCTCAAGGACGTCATCCAGAAGGTCAGGGAGATGATTGAGCTTCCGCTCAAGCACCCGGAGATATTCGAGAAGCTCGGTATCGAGCCGCCGAAGGGTGTCCTGCTCTACGGTCCGCCTGGAACCGGTAAGACTCTCCTCGCAAAGGCCGTAGCGAACGAGGCCAACGCCCACTTCATAGCCATCAACGGGCCGGAGATAATGAGCAAGTACTACGGCGAGAGCGAGGAGCGCCTTAGGGAGGTCTTCAAGGAGGCCGAAGAGAACGCGCCGGCGATAATCTTCATAGACGAGATTGACGCCATCGCCCCCAAGAGAGAGGAGACCCACGGCGAGGTCGAGAAGCGCGTCGTCAGCCAGCTGCTCACCCTGATGGACGGTCTCAAGAGCCGCGGAAAGGTCATAGTTATCGCCGCCACCAACAGGCCGGACGCCATAGACCCGGCACTGAGGAGGCCCGGAAGGTTCGACCGCGAGCTTGAGGTCGGGGTTCCCGACAAGGCCGGCAGGAAGGAGATACTCCAGATACACACGAGGGGAATGCCCATCGAGCCCGAGTTCAGAAAGGGCAGGGTCATCGAGATACTGGAGGAGCTGGAGAGGAACGACGCCTACCGCGAGAGCGCCGAGAGGGCCCTGATGAAGGTTAAGGATGCCAAGGACGCGGAGATTCCTGAGATACTCAAGGGCATAGACGAGAAGCTCTACGACGAGGTCAAGGCCAGGCTCATCGATGGACTCCTTGAGGAGCTGGCTGAAGTCACCCACGGCTTCGTCGGTGCCGACTTGGCCGCACTCGCGAGAGAGGCAGCGATGGCAGCACTCAGGAGGCTCATCAAGGAGGGCAAGATAGACTTCGAGGCAGAGCACATACCCAAGGAAGTCCTTGAGGAGCTCAGGGTCACCAGGAAGGACTTCTACGAGGCGCTGAAGATGGTCGAGCCGTCAGCCCTCAGGGAGGTGCTCCTTGAGGTTCCGAACATCCGGTGGGACGACATCGGCGGCCTTGAGGACGTGAAGGAGGAGCTCCGCGAGGCAGTTGAGTGGCCGCTCAAGTACCCGGAGGCCTTCATGGGACTCGGAATCACTCCGCCGAAGGGCATACTCCTCTACGGTCCGCCCGGAACGGGTAAGACACTCCTCGCAAAGGCCGTGGCAAACGAGAGTGAGGCGAACTTCATAGCCATCAAGGGTCCAGAGGTGCTGAGCAAGTGGGTCGGCGAGAGCGAGAAGAACATCAGGGAAATATTCAGGAAGGCGAGACAGGCGGCTCCGACGGTGATATTCATCGACGAGATCGACGCTATCGCTCCGCGCAGGGGAACCGACGTCAACCGTGTCACCGACAGGCTCATCAACCAGCTGCTCACGGAGATGGATGGAATCCAGGAGAACAGCGGCGTCGTGGTTATAGCGGCCACCAACAGACCGGACATCATAGACCCGGCCCTGCTCAGACCGGGTAGATTCGACAGGCTCATACTCGTTCCAGCGCCGGACGAGAAGGCCAGACTGGAGATATTCAAGGTTCACACCAGAAGGGTTCCACTGGCCGAAGACGTCAGCCTCGAAGAGCTCGCCAAGAGGACCGAGGGCTACACCGGTGCCGACATCGAGGCCGTGGTGAGAGAGGCTGCGATGCTCGCTATGCGCCGTGCACTGCAGGAGGGCATCATCAGGCCCGGCATGAAGGCCGACGAGATAAGGGGGAAGGTCAAGGTAACGATGAAGGACTTTGAGGAGGCCATGAAGAAGATAGGCCCCAGCGTGAGCGAGGAGACGATGGAGTACTACAGGAAGATTCAGGAGCAGTTCAAGCAGTCGCGCGGTTGACCACGAGACCCAGCGTTCGTACGGGCGAGGGGCCGAACCCCCCAACCTTTTAACTTTTGAGACCGACTCTTCTACGGTGGTTCCATGAACGTTAGAAGACTTGAGGTTCTTTTCGCGCTCACGCTGATTCTGATGATGTACATCTATCCGCTGACCCTCATAGGCCTCTGGCTCCTCATGGGAGAGCTTCCGGAGTACAGGGAGGCCATCAAAAGGTCGCTCATCGTTTTCATCGCTTCACTCCCCCTCTACGGAGCTAAGATAGCCCTCGGAATCTCCGGATGGAGCAAAACCCTCGGAATAACTCCCGTGGAAGCGAGCCCCGCGGTGATAAACACGGTCCACGTGGTCTTTCTGGCCCTGCAGTTCCTGAGCCTCTACTTCCTCTACCGCGCCCTCTCCCGGATGTCCGACGACACCGGTGCGGAGATGCTGAAGACGGGTGGGCTCATGCTCCTGGTTGCCATACCGCTCCACTTCGCCACGATAACCGCGTACTTCGTTGCAACGTGGATGGGGCTAATTCTGATAATCTACGGGCTTGAGCAGACGGTCGGCCCGCCCAACATCGGGAGGGCGTAGCTCAGGCCACCCACTCAAGCTCGTAGCCCCTCGCGCGGAGCTTTTCCATCTCTTCCCGCGCTATCCTCTCAGCCTTCTTTATGTCGTTGGTGACGACTATCCTCTCCTTGGGGAGGGTGTTGTTCATGTAGTAGACGATTCTCACGAGCATGCCATCACCCCAATATATCACTGCGAGTGATAGAAAAATCGGAAGGATTTAAAAACATTGTTGCACCCATTTCGACATTAAGGTACATAGCAGTCCAGACCAAAATATACATTGGCGTGCATAATTGTCGTGATAGCCACAAGTGTCGCTCCACCGCTGAAAGTGTCAGAAAGAATAATTTGGGGAAGAAGAATCACTCGATTTTCTCCAGCTCGAAGACCCTTGCGTCCTTCCGCTTCATTTCCCTTACCGCCATCCTTCTGGCTTCATCGGCGCTGTCTGCGTGGAGTATAATGGTTTCGCCGTGGTTTTCTCCACCGTGAAGGGTAAGGGCCCATTTCATCGTATCACCGACAGAACTTCGTCACATCTCCAAGCTTTATAAGTCTAACGGGGGAATTTTAACTATGAGACTGATAATCCGACAAGTGGATTTAAAAGAGATCATCAAAATGACAGAAAAGAGCGACGTCGAAATATGCGGCTTCCTCTTCGGGAGGCGGGAAGGGAATGACTTCATAGTCAAAGAAATCCACTTCATTCCCAACAGGCTGAACTCGCCCACCGCCTTCGAGATGGAGCCGCTTGCGATGGTGAAGGCCATAGACGGGGCCGAAGAACGGGGCCTTGAGGTTGTCGGAATCTTCCACTCCCACCTGAAGTGCCCGCCGAGACCGAGCGGCAGGGACCTAAGGGGCATGAGGCTCTGGCCGGTCGTCTGGCTGATAGTCGACGAGAAGGGGAACTATGGGGCCTTTGTGCTAGAAGGGGACAAAATTCGGGAGGTAGGAGTTGAGGTCGTCTGACTTCAATCGTCCCTAATCACGATCTCTATCCTCTTCCCCCCGCGGTAGCCCTTCATGGCCGAGAGCATGCCCTTGATGGTCTTCTCAACCAGCTCCTGCACCCAGTCCTTCATAGGAAGAACCTGGCCGTCTATTTTAACGGTCACCTTCGGCTTCTGGCTGAGAACCACGCAGTCCTTGGTCGTCTTCTCACCATTCACTATCATCCTTGCCATTTCGGCGCAGCGGAAGCCGCAGAGGCC contains:
- a CDS encoding M67 family metallopeptidase, with the protein product MRLIIRQVDLKEIIKMTEKSDVEICGFLFGRREGNDFIVKEIHFIPNRLNSPTAFEMEPLAMVKAIDGAEERGLEVVGIFHSHLKCPPRPSGRDLRGMRLWPVVWLIVDEKGNYGAFVLEGDKIREVGVEVV
- a CDS encoding CDC48 family AAA ATPase → MTEKREVKLKVASAYQRDVGRGIVRIDRKAMRDIGVQSGDIIEIIGTKNTAAVVWPAYPEDEGLGIIRMDGTIRKNSGVGLGDEVTVRKAEVKEAKKVIVAPTEPIRFGHDFVEWFHSRLVGRPVVRGDYIKVGILGQELTFVVTATTPAGIVQITEFTEFTVSEKPVKEVSKTAALGVTYEDIGGLKDVIQKVREMIELPLKHPEIFEKLGIEPPKGVLLYGPPGTGKTLLAKAVANEANAHFIAINGPEIMSKYYGESEERLREVFKEAEENAPAIIFIDEIDAIAPKREETHGEVEKRVVSQLLTLMDGLKSRGKVIVIAATNRPDAIDPALRRPGRFDRELEVGVPDKAGRKEILQIHTRGMPIEPEFRKGRVIEILEELERNDAYRESAERALMKVKDAKDAEIPEILKGIDEKLYDEVKARLIDGLLEELAEVTHGFVGADLAALAREAAMAALRRLIKEGKIDFEAEHIPKEVLEELRVTRKDFYEALKMVEPSALREVLLEVPNIRWDDIGGLEDVKEELREAVEWPLKYPEAFMGLGITPPKGILLYGPPGTGKTLLAKAVANESEANFIAIKGPEVLSKWVGESEKNIREIFRKARQAAPTVIFIDEIDAIAPRRGTDVNRVTDRLINQLLTEMDGIQENSGVVVIAATNRPDIIDPALLRPGRFDRLILVPAPDEKARLEIFKVHTRRVPLAEDVSLEELAKRTEGYTGADIEAVVREAAMLAMRRALQEGIIRPGMKADEIRGKVKVTMKDFEEAMKKIGPSVSEETMEYYRKIQEQFKQSRG
- a CDS encoding transposase, which encodes MNVRRLEVLFALTLILMMYIYPLTLIGLWLLMGELPEYREAIKRSLIVFIASLPLYGAKIALGISGWSKTLGITPVEASPAVINTVHVVFLALQFLSLYFLYRALSRMSDDTGAEMLKTGGLMLLVAIPLHFATITAYFVATWMGLILIIYGLEQTVGPPNIGRA